In one Saimiri boliviensis isolate mSaiBol1 chromosome 21, mSaiBol1.pri, whole genome shotgun sequence genomic region, the following are encoded:
- the DNAL4 gene encoding dynein axonemal light chain 4, producing the protein MGETEGKKDDADYKRLQTFPLVRHSDMPEEMRVETMELCVTACEKFSNNNESAAKMIKETMDKKFGSSWHVVIGEGFGFEITHEVKNLLYLYFGGTLAVCVWKCS; encoded by the exons ATGGGAGaaacagaagggaagaaagatgATGCTGATTATAAGCGACTTCAGACCTTCCCTCTGGTCAGG CACTCGGACATGCCAGAGGAGATGCGCGTGGAGACCATGGAGCTATGTGTCACAGCCTGTGAGAAATTCTCCAACAACAACGAG AGCGCCGCCAAGATGATCAAAGAGACGATGGACAAGAAGTTCGGCTCCTCCTGGCACGTGGTGATCGGCGAGGGCTTCGGGTTTGAGATCACCCACGAGGTGAAGAACCTCCTCTACCTGTACTTTGGGGGGACCCTGGCTGTGTGCGTCTGGAAGTGCTCCTGA